CTGCAGCACCGGGAAGGTGTGCCGCCCGAGCGAGCGGCTCTGCGCCGCATCGGCGATCGTCGTCGGCGTGGCGATGCGCACGATCTCGCCGCGCGCCAGGCTTTGCTGCGCATCGTTGCCGGCCGCCGGCTCCACGCCGACGATGTCGGCCCCCGCGCTGAGTGCACGCACCGCGGTGGCGCAGCCTGACATCAGCCCGCCGCCGCCCACCGGCGTGAGCAGCATGTCGAGCTCGCCCACTTCCTCGATCAGCTCCTTGGCCAGCGTGCCCTGTCCCGCCATCACATGCGGATGGTCGAACGGCGGAATGAAGGTCATGCCGCGCTCGACGGCCATGCGGCCCACGAGCTCGTTGCCGTCCTCGCGGTAGCGGTCGTAGCGGACGATGTCGGCGCCATAGCCGCGCGCCGCGGCGAGCTTGATCTCGGGTGCGTCCTGCGGCATCACCACCACCGCCTTGACGCCCAGCAGGCGAGCCGCGAGGGCGATGGCCTGGCCGTGGTTGCCCGACGAGAAGGTGATCACGCCGGCCTCGCGCTGGGCCGGCGTGAACTGCGCGATCGCGTTGCAGGCGCCGCGGATCTTGAACGCGCCTGTGCGCTGCAGGTTCTCGCACTTGAAGAACAACGCGGCGCCGGTCATGTCGTCGGCGGTGCCCGATCGCATCACGGGCGTGCGGTGCACCACCGGCGCCAGCCGCTCGTGCGCCGCGACGACGTCGTCGTAGGAGATGGGCAGAGGACTCATGGCGCGTGACCGTAGCACGCAAGGCGGCGGGGCGGACTGTGTGGGTGGCAGGGCTGACACACCCGGCCCGCGCCTCAGACGTTCATCACCGCCACCGACCTCACGCTGAGATACGCCTCCAGCGCTTCGGGCCCGCCTTCGGAGCCGTAGCCCGAGTCCTTGATGCCGCCGAAGGGCATCTCGGCCGACGGCATCGCCGGCATGTTGATCCACAGCATGCCCACCTCGACGCGGCGCGCCAGCAGGTCGGCGTTCTTCAGCGAGCGCGTGAAGGCATAGCCGGCCAGGCCGTACGGCAGGCGATTCGCTTCGGCGATCGCTTCGTCCAGCGTTTCGAAGCTGCGGATCGCGGCCAGCGGACCGAAGGGCTCGTCGTTGAAGACCTTGGCGTCGAGCGGCACGTCGGCCAGCACGGTGGGCTGCCAGAAGTTGCCGGCCTCGCCGATGCGCTCGCCGCCGGCCAGCACCGTGGCGCCGCGCTTGACCGCATCCTGCGTGAACTCGGCCATCGCGGTGAGACGTCGCGGATTGGCCAGCGGGCCCATCTGCGTGCCCTCGGCAAGTCCGTCGCCGACCTTGAGGCTGCGCGCCTGCTGCGCCAGCGCCGCGGCGAAGTCGTTGCGGATGCTCTCGTGCACCAGGAAGCGCGTCGGCGAGATGCAGACCTGGCCGGCGTTGCGGAACTTGGAGCCGCCCGCAGTCTTGACCGCAAGCGCGATGTCCGCATCCTCCGCCACGATCACCGGCGCATGCCCGCCCAGCTCCATCGTGACCCGCTTCATGTACTGGCCGGCCAGTGCGGCCAGCTGCTTGCCGACCGGCGTGGAACCGGTGAAGGTGATCTTGCGGATCACCGGATGCGGGATGAGGTAGCTCGAGATCTCGGCCGGGTTGCCGTACACCAGGCCGAGCACGCCCGGCGGGATGCCGGCATCGGCGAAGGCGCGAATGAGCGCCGCCGGTCCGGCCGGCGTCTCCTCCGGCGCCTTGACGAGCATGGAGCAGCCCGCCGCCAGCGCGGCACTCACCTTGCGCACCACCTGGTTGATGGGGAAGTTCCACGGCGTGAAGGCGGCCACCGGACCGACCGGGTCCTTGACCACCATCTGCCGCAGCGCCAGGTTGCCGCGCGACGGCACGATGCGGCCGTAGACGCGGAAGCCTTCCTCGGCGAACCACTCGATGATGTCGGCGGCTGCCATCGCTTCACCCTTGGCCTCCGCCAGCGGCTTGCCCTGCTCCTGCGTCAGCAGCCGCGCGATGTCGGCGGAGCGCTCGCGCATGAAGCCGGCGGCCTTGCGCATGATCCTGCTGCGTTCGGCCGGCGTCATGTCGCGCCAGGTCTCGAAGCCCTTCTGCGCCGCCTCGAGCGCACGGTCGAGGTCGGCGTGGCCGGCATGCGCCACGCGGCCGATCTCGCCGCCAGTGGCCGGATTGAACACGGGCAGCGTGCGGCCATCGGCCGCGTCCTGCCATTGCCCGTGGATGTAGAGCTGGGTGTCGGGATACGTCATGGAGCGTCTCGTCAGTGCGATGAGGGAAAACAGCCATTGTGCGGCGAGCCGCCGACATGGCGCTGGCGAGGTGAATAATCGGCCGATGCCCAGGCCCATCGGAATCGTCGCGTGCTCGTCCGAAGGCGCGGCACTCTGCTATCGCACTCTCTGCACGGAAGGTGCTCGGATGCTGGGCCCGCACGCCCATCCCGAGGTCTGTCTGCACGGCCATTCGCTCGCCGACTACGTGCAGTGCCTGGAGCGCGGCGACTGGCCGGGCGTCGCCGAGCTGATGCTGGCCTCGGCGCACAAGCTCGCGCGCGCCGGCGCCGACTTCCTGATCTGCCCCGACAACACCATCCATCAGGCGATGCCTCTGGTCGTGCCGACATCGCCGCTGCCGTGGCTGCACATCGCCGAGGTCGTCGCCGGGCAGGCCGCGCAGCGGGGCTGGCGCCGCATCGGCATCACCGGCACGCGCTGGCTGGTGGACAGCAACGTGTACCCGCAGGCGCTGGAGGCGGCCGGGCTTTCGTGGGTGAGGCCCACGTCGGACGAACGCGACGAGACCCACCGCATCATCATGGAAGAGCTGGTGTGCGGCGTCTTCAAGCCCGAGGCGGTCACTGCCTTCCAGCGTGTCGTCGCCCGCATGAAGGACGAGGGCTGCGATGCCGTGGTGCTCGGCTGCACCGAGATCCCGCTCATCCTCGACGATGGGAATTCGCCGCTGCCGACACTCGATTCGACGCGGCTGCTCGCGAGAGCCGCGCTGCAACGCGCCGCCAGCGGCACTGCCATCCCTGCAGCGGTGACTTGATGAAGATCACGTGTCAGCCGTGAGGTGATTACCCGAACAGCGTTTGCGCCAATTCCCGCACGAAAGGTCAGCGCTTATCGTGCGCGGCACTGCACAAGGTCATCGAGGAAGGCGAGGATCTTGCTTCGCAAACCATGGCACAGGGAAGGAAGTAACGCCATGCACGACACGCTCACCACCACCCCCGCCATGCTGCAAGAACACGTGGCCGACATCGACGGCTGGCCACTGCACGAGCTGGCCTCCATCATTGAACTCGCCTGGGCCGCCGGCCCGGGCACCGCGCACGGCTCGCTGGTGCACGACGCGGTCGACATCGTCATCGAAGCGCTCGACAGCGGCCGCCTGCGCGTGGCGCAGCGGCACGGCGTCGGCGACTGGAGCGTCAACCAGTGGGTCAAGAAGGCGGTGCTGCTGTCCTTCCGCCTGCACGACAACAAGCTGCTGCGCGCCGGCGACATGACCTTCTACGACAAGGTCGAGTCCAAGTTCGCCGGCCTGGACGAGAGCGACATGCGCGCCAGCGGCGTGCGCGTCGTGCCGCCCGCGGTGGCGCGGCGCGGCGCCTACCTGGCGCGCAACGTCATCGTGATGCCCAGTTTCGTCAACATCGGGGCCTACGTCGACGAGGGCACCATGGTCGACGGCTGGGCCAACGTGGGCTCCTGCGCGCAGATCGGCAAGAACGTTCACCTCAGCGTCGGCGTGTGCATCGGCGGCGTGCTCGAGCCGATGCAGGCCCATCCCACCATCATCGAGGACAACTGCTTCATCGGCGCCAACTCGTCGGTGGTCGAGGGCGTCATCGTCGAGGAGAACTCCGTCATCGCGATGGGCGTGCACCTCGGGCAGAGCACCAAGATCCTCGACCGCC
The Piscinibacter sp. XHJ-5 DNA segment above includes these coding regions:
- a CDS encoding threo-3-hydroxy-L-aspartate ammonia-lyase, which codes for MSPLPISYDDVVAAHERLAPVVHRTPVMRSGTADDMTGAALFFKCENLQRTGAFKIRGACNAIAQFTPAQREAGVITFSSGNHGQAIALAARLLGVKAVVVMPQDAPEIKLAAARGYGADIVRYDRYREDGNELVGRMAVERGMTFIPPFDHPHVMAGQGTLAKELIEEVGELDMLLTPVGGGGLMSGCATAVRALSAGADIVGVEPAAGNDAQQSLARGEIVRIATPTTIADAAQSRSLGRHTFPVLQQLGVRIVTVSDDDLVAAMKFFAARMKLVVEPTGCLAAAAVLSGRVDVRGKRVGIVLSGGNADLARFASLVA
- a CDS encoding NAD-dependent succinate-semialdehyde dehydrogenase, with product MTYPDTQLYIHGQWQDAADGRTLPVFNPATGGEIGRVAHAGHADLDRALEAAQKGFETWRDMTPAERSRIMRKAAGFMRERSADIARLLTQEQGKPLAEAKGEAMAAADIIEWFAEEGFRVYGRIVPSRGNLALRQMVVKDPVGPVAAFTPWNFPINQVVRKVSAALAAGCSMLVKAPEETPAGPAALIRAFADAGIPPGVLGLVYGNPAEISSYLIPHPVIRKITFTGSTPVGKQLAALAGQYMKRVTMELGGHAPVIVAEDADIALAVKTAGGSKFRNAGQVCISPTRFLVHESIRNDFAAALAQQARSLKVGDGLAEGTQMGPLANPRRLTAMAEFTQDAVKRGATVLAGGERIGEAGNFWQPTVLADVPLDAKVFNDEPFGPLAAIRSFETLDEAIAEANRLPYGLAGYAFTRSLKNADLLARRVEVGMLWINMPAMPSAEMPFGGIKDSGYGSEGGPEALEAYLSVRSVAVMNV
- the dapD gene encoding 2,3,4,5-tetrahydropyridine-2,6-dicarboxylate N-succinyltransferase encodes the protein MHDTLTTTPAMLQEHVADIDGWPLHELASIIELAWAAGPGTAHGSLVHDAVDIVIEALDSGRLRVAQRHGVGDWSVNQWVKKAVLLSFRLHDNKLLRAGDMTFYDKVESKFAGLDESDMRASGVRVVPPAVARRGAYLARNVIVMPSFVNIGAYVDEGTMVDGWANVGSCAQIGKNVHLSVGVCIGGVLEPMQAHPTIIEDNCFIGANSSVVEGVIVEENSVIAMGVHLGQSTKILDRQTRQISYGRIPAGSVVIAGTLPSPDGGYATACAVVVKRVDAQTRAKTSVNDLLRS
- a CDS encoding amino acid racemase, whose amino-acid sequence is MPRPIGIVACSSEGAALCYRTLCTEGARMLGPHAHPEVCLHGHSLADYVQCLERGDWPGVAELMLASAHKLARAGADFLICPDNTIHQAMPLVVPTSPLPWLHIAEVVAGQAAQRGWRRIGITGTRWLVDSNVYPQALEAAGLSWVRPTSDERDETHRIIMEELVCGVFKPEAVTAFQRVVARMKDEGCDAVVLGCTEIPLILDDGNSPLPTLDSTRLLARAALQRAASGTAIPAAVT